The following proteins are co-located in the Syntrophorhabdaceae bacterium genome:
- a CDS encoding N-6 DNA methylase, giving the protein MVNRTPSDVRKNGIYYTPLLLARTLVEPLITGANLRIIDPAYGDGALILAAEQVLWEKHKSKKRSSLFGCDLSPLSDRAQHLPASNFVKCDFFDYEANGKYDVVLMNPPYVRHHYLHKDKVGHYQDVIKNVFPLKRTSDLWTYFIVKATIHLKTDGSIGAILPWSFLHADYSVELRKWLISVFREMKVLVLGANLFNDAKERVVLVWMRGYGGSNKGLLMGTATNPNDHVKYHAIPREYFTRNRVNTSFADDALEVMEKYKLQYGFTDFGNYADISIGVVTGADGFFIKQEDELNTMGLDVNRMIPILTNSSQLCGFSINGNIPNSRLVLITKDNAMRFKDYIKYGESEQYHLRAHSQRREPWYEVKVGGIPDAFFPYRVSLIPYLILNNRNIQCTNSIHRIYFRNITPIEKKWIQVSLLSIPGQLSLEANSRVYGSGVLKIEPSSLKKATCYSSRNRSIGGVYNQISRLLQVNNKREAMRVSTDFIEESLGIDRRLSIQAKNVYEELLSSRKKKKMI; this is encoded by the coding sequence ATGGTAAATAGAACACCCTCTGATGTAAGAAAAAATGGGATTTACTATACCCCCTTGTTGCTGGCAAGGACATTAGTTGAGCCACTAATAACGGGCGCCAATTTACGCATTATTGATCCTGCATACGGTGATGGAGCGTTAATCCTTGCCGCAGAGCAAGTGCTATGGGAAAAGCATAAGTCAAAGAAGAGAAGCAGTCTATTCGGATGTGATCTCTCCCCTCTATCCGATAGAGCGCAACATTTACCAGCATCAAATTTCGTGAAATGTGATTTCTTTGATTATGAGGCAAACGGAAAATATGATGTTGTTCTAATGAATCCTCCCTATGTCCGTCACCACTATTTACACAAAGATAAAGTTGGTCATTATCAAGATGTTATCAAAAATGTATTTCCTCTTAAGAGAACGTCTGATCTTTGGACTTATTTCATTGTTAAGGCAACGATCCATCTTAAGACTGATGGAAGCATTGGGGCGATACTTCCGTGGTCATTCCTTCATGCAGATTATTCAGTTGAACTAAGAAAATGGCTGATAAGCGTATTCCGCGAAATGAAGGTGCTTGTGCTTGGAGCTAATCTGTTTAACGATGCAAAGGAAAGAGTCGTTTTGGTCTGGATGAGAGGCTACGGAGGCTCTAATAAGGGTCTGTTAATGGGCACTGCAACCAATCCAAATGACCATGTTAAGTATCACGCTATCCCAAGAGAATACTTTACAAGAAATCGCGTTAATACCTCTTTCGCAGATGATGCTTTGGAAGTCATGGAGAAGTACAAGTTACAATATGGGTTTACTGATTTCGGTAATTATGCTGACATATCTATTGGAGTTGTTACTGGAGCTGACGGCTTCTTTATTAAGCAAGAAGATGAGTTGAATACCATGGGGCTTGATGTTAATAGAATGATACCTATTCTTACTAATAGTTCTCAGCTTTGTGGATTTTCAATAAATGGAAACATACCAAATAGCAGACTTGTCTTAATAACAAAAGACAATGCAATGAGATTTAAAGACTATATCAAATACGGGGAGTCAGAACAGTATCACTTGAGAGCGCATTCTCAGCGCCGAGAGCCGTGGTATGAGGTTAAGGTCGGGGGTATCCCCGATGCTTTTTTTCCTTATAGAGTCTCATTGATTCCATATCTCATACTTAATAACCGTAATATTCAATGCACCAATTCAATACATCGAATTTATTTTCGTAATATTACGCCTATTGAAAAGAAATGGATTCAGGTTAGTTTGTTGTCGATACCAGGACAGCTATCTCTCGAGGCAAACTCTAGAGTTTATGGGAGTGGGGTGCTTAAAATTGAACCCAGTTCCTTGAAGAAGGCAACATGCTATTCATCTCGAAACCGCTCAATAGGTGGTGTGTATAATCAAATATCTAGACTGCTTCAGGTTAATAATAAAAGAGAAGCCATGAGAGTTTCTACTGACTTCATCGAAGAGTCATTGGGAATTGACAGACGACTATCTATTCAAGCCAAGAATGTTTATGAAGAGCTATTATCAAGTAGGAAGAAAAAGAAGATGATCTGA